Within the Gemmatimonadaceae bacterium genome, the region TCCTCCAACGGCATCTCCCTCGCCCACGGCACGACCGAGATCGTTCGTGCCGAGCGCCTCGGAGGCAGCGTTTAGGCCGGCACCGACGTTGAGCGCGACTGCACCGGCTGCGCCGCCACGGGATGCGCCCCAATTCGCCATCCCCTGGAACATGCAGTCCGGCCACGGCGTGCAGAGCCCAAACGGATCGGAGAAGTTGACCGGATCCCCATTGGCGTACCCATACAGATTGAGCCCCCCCGCGAGCCCGATGGGATCTTCCTGCGTGAAGCGGCCGGTCTGGGGATCGTAATAGCGGTGGCGTTTGTAGAGGAGCCCGGTGCCGTCGCGCATCGCGTCGAGGAGACTGCCGACCCAGTTCGGCACGTCTTCGAAGCCGCGGTCGAGGAGATAGGCTTCCGTGGTGCGCCCCGGGAAGCGCAGGCGCGGCAGGACGTTGAGGGCCGTGTCGACCTGCCCCCGCCAGGTGGTCAGGGGCGAGAGGCCGACCGGCACGGCACTCCCCGAGAAGAAGCCGATGCGTTCGATCCGCAGCGGCGCGTCGAGGCCGGAGCCGTGGACGTACATCGTGCGCCCGAAGAGATGCGCGAACGAGGGGGCCGTGTCCGACGGCACCTCGACGCAGTCGGGGTTCAGGACACACTGGGTTTGCCGCGGGGCGATCAGGGTGGTGGTATCGCGTTCTAGGCTGTCGCGGCGTACCTGGAACCGATCGCCCCGATAGCGGATCTCGTAGAGGACCTGATCGCCATCCCATACCGTGCGCTGGATGGCGCCCAGGCAGTAGCCGCCCCCCTGGTTGCACAGGTCGCGCCACGAGCGTTGCAGGACGCGGCGGCCCAGCGCGTCGTAGTGGTACTCCTCGTAGGCCTGGCGCAGAAAGCCGCCGGAGATGGTGGTGCAGTTGGGCCCGAGCTGCACGCCGCAGCTGCGCCGATCGACGACCCGCACGCGTTGCTCGGCGTCGTAGGCGGTGTACACCCATTCCAGGGAGCCGGGTTCGCTGCGCGTGGTGGTGAGCGTGTTGCCCACCGAGTCGTAGGTGAGCAGGCTCCCGCGCGGCCCCTCGGCCTCTGCGGCACGCCGACCAGCTCCTTGGGCCGCGCGACCGATCCCCCGAAGTGGTCGTGCGTCGTACCTTGTAAATTGAGCGCTACACACTCAATTTGCGATATGCCACGACTGCTCGCCCGCCCGGTGGACCGTGACCGCGTCTCGGCGCTGCTCCGCGACTTCCCCGTGGTGGCACTGATCGGCGCCCGGCAGGTGGGAAAGACGACGCTCGCGCGCCAGATCGTCGAGGGACGACGTGGGCCGTCGACGGTCTTCGATCTCGAAAGCTCGGCGGATCTCGCGCGGCTCGCCGACCCGCTCCTCGCGCTGCGCGAAACCCGAGGGCTCGTCGTCGTCGATGAGGTGCAGCATGTGCCCGAGCTCTTCCGCACGCTGCGCGTGCTCGCGGACGAGGCCGGACGGCGTCGCTTCCTCCTGCTCGGCAGCGCGTCGCCCAAGCTCCTGCGGCAGGGGGCCGAGACGCTGGCGGGGCGCATCGCGTACCACGAGCTCGGAGGGTTCCGGCTCGACGAGGTCGGGGTGCCGCACCTCAATCGCCGTTGGCTGCGCGGCGGCTTCCCGCGCGCCTTCCTGGCGCGCAGCGACGCCTCGAGCGAGGAATGGCGCGAGGCGTTCATCCGCACGTTCCTCGAGCGCGACATCCCCCAATTCGGGCTGCGCATCCCAGCGCCGGCGCTGCGGCGCTTTTGGTCGATGATCGCACACTATCACGCGCAGACCTGGAACA harbors:
- a CDS encoding ATP-binding protein — translated: MPRLLARPVDRDRVSALLRDFPVVALIGARQVGKTTLARQIVEGRRGPSTVFDLESSADLARLADPLLALRETRGLVVVDEVQHVPELFRTLRVLADEAGRRRFLLLGSASPKLLRQGAETLAGRIAYHELGGFRLDEVGVPHLNRRWLRGGFPRAFLARSDASSEEWREAFIRTFLERDIPQFGLRIPAPALRRFWSMIAHYHAQTWNSSELARAFGVAHTTVQRYLDILTETFMVRQLPPWFENLSKRQVRAPKVYIRDTGLLHTLLGATTRLALDGHPKVGASWEGFALEVVLEHLGTRPGEHYFWRTQAGAELDLLVVRGRTRLGFEFKRTSSPALTPSMRTALADLGLRRLYVVHAGNESFPLAERVRAVPLARVGEEVEGR
- a CDS encoding RHS repeat-associated core domain-containing protein, translating into MGNTLTTTRSEPGSLEWVYTAYDAEQRVRVVDRRSCGVQLGPNCTTISGGFLRQAYEEYHYDALGRRVLQRSWRDLCNQGGGYCLGAIQRTVWDGDQVLYEIRYRGDRFQVRRDSLERDTTTLIAPRQTQCVLNPDCVEVPSDTAPSFAHLFGRTMYVHGSGLDAPLRIERIGFFSGSAVPVGLSPLTTWRGQVDTALNVLPRLRFPGRTTEAYLLDRGFEDVPNWVGSLLDAMRDGTGLLYKRHRYYDPQTGRFTQEDPIGLAGGLNLYGYANGDPVNFSDPFGLCTPWPDCMFQGMANWGASRGGAAGAVALNVGAGLNAASEALGTNDLGRAVGEGDAVGGAIALASMLPVGRGASGLAKGIAKAIDRAQGAEVAFSQLGKFTRATSDVAGDKGAGHVRWNRILDEKGSTMRLFKDVYDQGGNYLRRDWYVGGPPK